One part of the Dermacentor andersoni chromosome 2, qqDerAnde1_hic_scaffold, whole genome shotgun sequence genome encodes these proteins:
- the LOC126542608 gene encoding solute carrier family 22 member 13-like encodes MTVSKTTAVSGTTAVLQATAVSASTVVSGTTGVLRNVDAEAEKKQMQQGTSTYGHGNFQRRIFSYGIVALMVLQCHNHVFKFISPHVDHWCKPTKLYANLSVPLWTSIAIPVDEAERYSACLDYAHPGHVDDTTVVHCDPWDYDDKSKQQSARSLWSLVCHRTWLLTLADAVYMSGTLFVVPMTGYAADTTGRQPVIMGAVLGLTLSSVAGCFTHSFVFYLVTRFVSSACASTAHLLTMILLFEIIPHELLTFYIGFVCSLGALMAYTFFLLLTLQKYISWRLMQVIVVAPTMILLSAASVVYESPIWLICTGHMKESMSCSKQPGSTARGAPKQNWLLKP; translated from the coding sequence ATGACTGTGTCGAAGACTACGGCTGTGTCGGGCACCACGGCTGTCTTGCAGGCTACGGCTGTGTCGGCGTCTACAGTTGTGTCGGGTACAACGGGTGTATTGAGAAACGTGGATGCGGAAGCCGAGAAAAAGCAGATGCAGCAAGGCACAAGCACTTATGGCCACGGAAACTTCCAGCGGCGCATCTTCTCCTACGGCATCGTGGCCCTTATGGTACTGCAGTGTCACAaccacgtcttcaagttcatttCTCCGCACGTGGATCATTGGTGCAAGCCGACCAAGCTCTACGCGAACCTGTCCGTGCCTCTCTGGACGAGCATCGCGATTCCCGTCGACGAAGCCGAGCGATACAGCGCGTGCCTCGACTACGCGCACCCCGGTCACGTCGACGACACCACGGTGGTTCACTGCGATCCGTGGGATTACGATGACAAGTCCAAACAGCAGTCCGCGCGCAGTCTCTGGAGCCTCGTGTGCCACAGGACCTGGCTGCTGACTCTAGCGGATGCGGTATACATGAGTGGCACACTATTCGTAGTGCCCATGACCGGTTACGCCGCAGACACAACAGGTCGCCAGCCGGTGATCATGGGAGCCGTGCTGGGGCTTACCTTGAGCTCCGTCGCAGGCTGCTTCACGCATTCGTTTGTGTTCTACCTGGTCACCAGGTTTGTCAGCTCGGCGTGTGCCAGCACTGCTCACCTTTTGACTATGATCCTGCTGTTCGAGATCATACCACACGAGTTACTCACGTTCTACATCGGCTTCGTCTGCTCCCTGGGCGCCCTCATGGCGTATACATTCTTCCTGCTGCTGACACTGCAAAAATATATCAGCTGGCGCTTAATGCAGGTGATCGTTGTGGCCCCCACGATGATCTTGCTGTCGGCTGCCTCGGTTGTCTATGAGTCACCTATATGGCTGATTTGTACGGGTCACATGAAGGAGTCGATGTCTTGTTCAAAGCAGCCAGGATCAACGGCGCGCGGCGCACCGAAGCAGAATTGGCTGTTGAAGCCATAA